One genomic region from Evansella sp. LMS18 encodes:
- a CDS encoding MOSC domain-containing protein, with amino-acid sequence MTGELKSIWVKRMKGGPMDPAEKAELVENRGIVNNADQGRKRQVTIIEEEVWNELMEKLGGSLDPSARRANLLVSGVALKNSRGKTLKVGECEIEIYGETKPCEQMDEALPGLKDAMFPDWKGGAFGIVKNDGAIQVGDSVVLIEK; translated from the coding sequence ATGACAGGAGAATTAAAATCAATATGGGTTAAGAGAATGAAGGGTGGCCCGATGGATCCGGCAGAAAAGGCAGAGCTGGTGGAGAACAGAGGGATCGTGAATAATGCAGACCAGGGAAGGAAAAGGCAGGTTACCATCATCGAAGAAGAAGTTTGGAATGAACTGATGGAAAAACTCGGCGGTTCTCTTGATCCGTCGGCAAGGCGAGCGAACCTGCTTGTATCAGGTGTGGCCCTGAAGAACAGCCGGGGCAAGACCTTAAAAGTCGGTGAATGTGAAATTGAGATTTATGGAGAAACAAAGCCGTGTGAGCAAATGGATGAAGCTCTGCCAGGTTTGAAGGATGCCATGTTTCCTGACTGGAAGGGCGGCGCATTCGGTATCGTAAAAAATGATGGAGCCATTCAAGTTGGCGACTCCGTTGTGCTCATTGAAAAATAG
- a CDS encoding sodium:alanine symporter family protein, with amino-acid sequence MDILPILDTINSYLWGTPSLVLLFGTGLLLTVMLKGLQFSKLLYAFKLGFTKEGNAKAGDEGDVSNFKALMTALAGTIGNGNIAGVATAIAIGGPGAMFWMWIVGLLGMATKYSEALLAMKYRVKNANGEYSSGPMYYVERGLGRKFKWLAVAFALFGAFAALGIGNSVQSNTIAGVMETSFGINNITTAIILSLLAGLIIFGGLKRISTVAGVFVPVMAILYIGGSLLILGINYDQIIPAFQMIFYYAFNPVAATGGFVGVLVAEAIRNGVARGIFSNEAGLGTAALIAGNAKTDHPVKQALVAMTGTFIVTIVVCTMTGLVLIISGFWDPTGGLISGVEHPAHLEGGALTGAAFASVLGMVGEYIVAFSIIFFGFSTIVGWYVYGEKCFEYLVGTKGIFGYRAVYIFACGVGAVANLTTVWAFADMANALMMIPNLIALILLSKVVVRETNDYFENHYKAAKGAEKAAG; translated from the coding sequence ATGGACATTCTGCCAATTCTTGATACTATTAACAGTTACCTATGGGGCACACCAAGCTTAGTTCTGCTTTTTGGAACAGGTTTGCTGCTTACTGTAATGCTTAAGGGACTTCAGTTCAGCAAGCTGTTATATGCCTTTAAACTTGGTTTTACTAAAGAAGGGAATGCTAAGGCTGGCGATGAAGGGGATGTAAGTAATTTTAAAGCACTTATGACAGCTCTTGCCGGAACGATTGGAAACGGTAATATTGCCGGAGTAGCAACCGCCATTGCAATCGGCGGGCCAGGTGCAATGTTCTGGATGTGGATTGTCGGACTTTTAGGAATGGCGACAAAATATTCAGAGGCACTGCTCGCGATGAAATACCGTGTTAAAAATGCAAACGGAGAATATTCCAGCGGTCCTATGTATTATGTGGAACGTGGCCTGGGCCGAAAATTCAAATGGCTCGCAGTAGCTTTCGCCCTTTTTGGTGCTTTTGCTGCTTTAGGCATCGGTAACAGCGTCCAGTCTAATACAATTGCCGGCGTCATGGAAACTTCTTTTGGAATTAATAATATTACTACTGCAATTATTTTATCTCTGTTAGCAGGTTTGATTATCTTTGGCGGGCTGAAAAGAATTAGTACAGTAGCAGGCGTGTTTGTGCCTGTAATGGCTATCCTGTACATCGGAGGCTCCCTGCTTATTCTTGGAATTAATTACGATCAGATCATTCCTGCTTTCCAAATGATCTTCTATTATGCTTTTAATCCAGTTGCTGCGACAGGAGGATTTGTCGGAGTCCTTGTTGCTGAAGCCATCAGAAACGGTGTGGCAAGGGGAATTTTCTCCAACGAAGCTGGTCTCGGTACTGCTGCTCTCATTGCAGGTAATGCAAAAACAGACCATCCTGTAAAACAGGCATTGGTTGCAATGACAGGAACATTTATCGTTACCATCGTTGTATGTACAATGACAGGACTTGTATTAATTATATCCGGTTTCTGGGATCCTACCGGCGGATTAATTTCCGGAGTTGAGCACCCTGCTCACTTAGAAGGGGGAGCATTAACCGGTGCTGCCTTTGCCTCTGTTCTTGGAATGGTGGGGGAATACATTGTTGCCTTCTCTATTATATTCTTTGGTTTCTCAACGATTGTAGGCTGGTATGTATACGGTGAGAAATGCTTTGAATACCTCGTTGGCACAAAAGGAATTTTCGGTTACAGAGCAGTTTATATTTTTGCGTGCGGTGTCGGTGCTGTGGCAAACTTAACAACGGTATGGGCTTTCGCAGACATGGCAAACGCGCTTATGATGATTCCTAACTTAATTGCATTAATTTTATTAAGCAAAGTTGTTGTAAGAGAAACGAATGATTACTTTGAAAATCATTATAAAGCTGCTAAAGGTGCAGAAAAAGCAGCAGGATAA
- a CDS encoding helix-turn-helix domain-containing protein gives MEENPFWGSGNLENLADNLRDMLHCPVTIEDVNHRLLSYSSHDSHTDTARINTIIQRRVPEKVINRLWQEGIILKLMQSGEPLRINGIEDIGLGNRVAVSIRKNNEVIGYIWVVDEEAKLSDEQLNLLKMAADSARSELMQIHARKKKKQEGYQDFLWQLLSGHFTTHEAVEEKFRQLNLEIPASYAAVVFKFKEDISNKIEQRIGYIFKMNQHVKVSFFVVVQREIILIVSPYMNNQALSEKEVSGFIRFFKEEMMEKFNAQDILGASGSVYEELNKAVKSYQETQEVIRLSERFPSELKGVSSYPELGILRYLDVIFEKKIKEGYEHPAIEKLVKYDKQNKTNLLETLEVFINNDSNVNDAAKVLHVHMNTLNYRIKRIAAIADINLKNTNEKMSLYLDMKLRRLEESTRL, from the coding sequence ATGGAAGAAAATCCATTTTGGGGCAGCGGGAACCTTGAAAACCTTGCGGATAACTTGAGAGATATGCTGCATTGCCCTGTGACAATTGAGGATGTGAATCACCGGTTGCTCTCCTACAGTTCTCATGACAGCCACACTGATACCGCCCGGATTAATACGATTATTCAGCGGCGAGTACCTGAAAAAGTGATTAATAGGCTGTGGCAGGAAGGGATTATCCTGAAATTGATGCAGAGTGGAGAACCTTTAAGAATAAACGGTATAGAGGACATTGGGCTCGGAAACCGGGTTGCGGTATCAATCAGGAAAAATAATGAAGTAATCGGCTATATATGGGTAGTGGATGAAGAGGCTAAACTTTCTGATGAGCAGCTGAATTTGCTGAAAATGGCTGCAGATTCCGCCAGATCTGAATTAATGCAGATACATGCACGGAAAAAAAAGAAACAGGAAGGCTATCAGGATTTCCTATGGCAGCTTTTAAGCGGGCATTTTACCACCCATGAAGCTGTGGAAGAAAAGTTCCGTCAGCTGAACCTGGAGATACCGGCAAGTTATGCAGCGGTGGTTTTTAAATTTAAAGAAGATATCAGCAATAAAATTGAACAGAGGATAGGGTACATTTTTAAAATGAATCAACATGTTAAAGTCAGCTTTTTTGTGGTTGTGCAAAGAGAAATCATATTAATTGTTTCTCCTTATATGAACAATCAGGCGCTTTCTGAGAAAGAGGTGTCGGGTTTTATCCGTTTTTTCAAAGAGGAAATGATGGAGAAGTTCAATGCGCAAGACATACTGGGGGCTTCGGGGTCTGTTTATGAAGAGTTAAATAAGGCGGTGAAAAGTTACCAGGAAACGCAGGAAGTCATTCGGCTGAGTGAAAGGTTTCCATCAGAATTAAAAGGTGTAAGTTCCTATCCGGAACTGGGAATCCTTCGCTATCTTGATGTAATTTTTGAGAAAAAAATCAAAGAAGGATATGAGCATCCCGCAATTGAAAAACTTGTTAAATACGACAAACAAAATAAAACAAATTTACTTGAGACACTGGAAGTTTTTATTAACAATGACAGTAACGTAAATGACGCTGCTAAAGTTCTTCATGTACATATGAACACGTTAAATTACAGAATCAAAAGAATCGCGGCTATAGCAGACATTAACCTTAAAAATACCAATGAAAAAATGTCCTTATATTTAGATATGAAGCTTAGACGGCTCGAAGAAAGCACCCGTTTGTAG
- the ald gene encoding alanine dehydrogenase → MLIGVPKEIKNNENRVAITPAGVVAFVKAGHEVIVETTAGIGSGFTDEDYQEAGAKIGASAAEAWAAEMVMKVKEPLASEYDYFREGLILFTYLHLAAEPELAEALTKKGVTALAYETVEVNRTLPLLTPMSEVAGRMSAQIGAQFLEKPKGGMGILLSGVPGVKRGKVTVIGGGVVGTNAAKIAMGLGADVTIVDLSPERLRQLDDIFGNEINTLMSNPLNIAEAVKESDLVIGAVLIPGAKAPKLVTEEMVKEMKPGSVVVDVAIDQGGIFETVDRITTHDAPTYEKHGVVHYAVANMPGAVPRTSTIALTNVTIQYALQIAGKGVRQAIEDNPALKLGVNTVNGEITYKTVARDLGYEYVTVEEAFNKETASV, encoded by the coding sequence ATGTTAATTGGAGTACCTAAAGAAATTAAAAATAATGAAAACCGAGTTGCCATCACACCGGCAGGAGTAGTTGCTTTTGTAAAAGCCGGTCATGAAGTAATCGTAGAAACAACTGCAGGAATCGGCAGTGGATTTACAGATGAAGACTATCAGGAGGCTGGAGCAAAAATAGGTGCAAGTGCTGCGGAAGCCTGGGCGGCGGAAATGGTTATGAAGGTAAAGGAACCTCTTGCTTCAGAGTACGATTATTTCCGTGAAGGACTTATTTTGTTTACGTATCTGCACCTGGCGGCAGAGCCAGAGCTTGCTGAAGCTTTAACTAAAAAAGGTGTTACTGCTCTTGCTTATGAGACTGTAGAAGTAAACCGCACATTACCGCTTCTTACACCTATGAGTGAAGTTGCGGGAAGAATGTCTGCTCAGATTGGAGCCCAATTCCTTGAAAAGCCAAAAGGCGGAATGGGAATCCTTCTCTCCGGTGTTCCAGGAGTAAAACGTGGCAAAGTTACGGTAATCGGAGGCGGGGTTGTAGGAACTAATGCAGCAAAAATCGCTATGGGTCTTGGTGCAGACGTAACGATTGTCGACCTTAGTCCAGAAAGACTTCGTCAGCTTGATGATATATTCGGAAACGAAATTAACACATTAATGAGTAACCCTCTTAACATCGCTGAAGCTGTAAAAGAATCCGACCTTGTTATCGGAGCAGTTCTTATCCCTGGTGCTAAAGCGCCTAAGCTGGTAACAGAAGAAATGGTGAAGGAAATGAAGCCAGGGTCTGTCGTTGTTGATGTGGCAATCGACCAGGGCGGAATTTTTGAGACAGTTGACCGAATTACAACTCATGATGCACCAACATATGAAAAACATGGGGTTGTTCATTATGCTGTTGCTAATATGCCTGGCGCTGTGCCGAGAACGTCCACAATCGCACTGACTAACGTAACGATCCAATATGCCCTGCAGATCGCTGGAAAAGGTGTAAGGCAGGCAATTGAAGATAACCCGGCGTTAAAGCTTGGCGTTAATACGGTAAATGGCGAAATCACATATAAAACAGTTGCAAGAGATCTTGGATATGAATATGTAACTGTGGAAGAAGCTTTTAATAAAGAAACAGCTTCCGTTTAA
- a CDS encoding putative holin-like toxin produces the protein MFEALALMIMFATLIVTLLEFKHKK, from the coding sequence GTGTTCGAAGCATTGGCGCTAATGATTATGTTCGCAACACTCATAGTCACTTTACTTGAATTTAAGCATAAAAAATAA
- a CDS encoding acyltransferase family protein produces MNKKIIKEIFWLRALACLAVVTVHAVYTTLGHYEQRIGTFSEYILILLRFLAFFGTPAFVFISELLLSRSYPAGVPKGFFKKRVQFLLVPFLFMAVVYAVMLGNTWSETAERMLNNWFLAGFTGYFVLIIFQFYLLHVLLHKKLRTWPAKIVLPAALLINGAYLAFFNFSEPANIIFADQIWRSAHWLPFTGWIFYFTLGYYAGRNYEEFLALLHRKKKLFFALPAVSMLLLIALVRTDILTVVSSKRIDILLYTTGMIGVIFILASYRKTVPGFIMTINKYSFNIYLLHNIFLYNLPFIKFMHPIIYFAFTFCIGVAAPIFISRLLSDWKYTPYLIGKTLPAPKGHRVVKQLKNKVNTGSRSNGGYGRRRIIYGPQNGESSVR; encoded by the coding sequence TTGAACAAAAAAATTATAAAAGAGATTTTCTGGCTCAGAGCATTGGCATGCTTAGCAGTAGTCACCGTGCATGCTGTTTATACGACTCTCGGCCACTATGAACAAAGAATCGGTACTTTTAGCGAATATATACTGATTCTGCTAAGGTTCCTCGCGTTTTTCGGTACACCTGCCTTTGTATTTATTTCGGAACTGCTTCTTTCCCGGTCATACCCCGCTGGAGTTCCAAAGGGGTTTTTTAAGAAACGGGTCCAGTTCCTGCTCGTTCCTTTTCTGTTTATGGCCGTCGTCTATGCTGTCATGCTTGGTAACACTTGGAGCGAAACGGCAGAACGGATGCTTAACAATTGGTTTCTTGCTGGTTTTACCGGATATTTTGTCCTCATAATATTCCAATTTTATCTGCTCCATGTGCTGCTGCATAAAAAATTGCGAACCTGGCCAGCCAAAATAGTCCTGCCAGCTGCACTTCTGATTAATGGAGCCTACCTTGCTTTTTTCAACTTTTCTGAACCAGCAAATATCATTTTCGCAGATCAAATTTGGCGTAGTGCCCACTGGCTGCCGTTTACCGGGTGGATTTTTTATTTTACTCTCGGTTATTATGCCGGCCGGAATTATGAGGAGTTTCTCGCTTTGCTTCATCGTAAAAAGAAACTATTTTTCGCACTTCCCGCAGTATCAATGCTGCTTCTGATTGCATTGGTAAGAACAGATATTCTGACAGTGGTTTCCTCAAAGCGAATTGATATACTGCTTTATACCACCGGAATGATTGGAGTTATATTTATCCTGGCATCTTACCGGAAGACAGTACCTGGTTTTATTATGACAATAAACAAATATTCGTTTAATATTTACCTTCTGCATAATATCTTTCTGTATAATCTGCCCTTCATTAAATTCATGCATCCTATTATATATTTTGCCTTTACTTTCTGTATCGGGGTGGCTGCACCAATCTTTATTTCAAGACTTCTATCGGATTGGAAGTATACCCCGTACCTGATCGGTAAGACTTTGCCGGCACCGAAAGGGCACAGAGTTGTAAAACAACTGAAAAACAAGGTAAACACAGGGAGCAGATCAAACGGAGGGTACGGCAGAAGAAGAATTATTTATGGCCCACAAAATGGGGAATCCTCTGTAAGGTGA
- a CDS encoding DUF6154 family protein — MKFIEDLYDLYKNHLTGDEEDAIIIIEGVMQDFSQKDLVGFISGLSEKEKHEMVGLYLYEKFRLKAAEEGIGTTRNNDDQEDDGQILH; from the coding sequence ATGAAATTTATAGAGGACCTTTACGATCTTTACAAAAATCATTTAACAGGCGATGAAGAAGATGCCATCATCATTATCGAAGGGGTGATGCAGGATTTCAGCCAGAAAGACCTTGTTGGTTTTATTTCTGGTTTAAGTGAAAAGGAAAAACATGAAATGGTTGGGCTGTATTTATATGAAAAATTCAGGCTGAAAGCAGCCGAAGAAGGTATAGGTACAACTCGAAATAACGACGATCAGGAGGACGACGGTCAAATACTCCACTAG
- a CDS encoding transglycosylase domain-containing protein, giving the protein MEDRTKIKKRKRRKGTVIRVTGVFFLLGAIGVWMAVSHYMSESEALDLSELEDPLPEPTEIYDANGEVITELQAHNFTSVQLSEIPEIMIEAVIAVEDERFYEHSGFDYRAIGRSAWRNIKAGGISEGGSTITQQLAKNLYFSAERTFDRKIREVFAANRIENEFDKDVIMELYLNQIYFGEGTWGVQDAAQKYFGKDIQDIELEEAALLAGLPRSPTFYSPFQNEEQSKERRNLVLSMMYDQGYIDENEFEEAVEEPIVLTEETEEGPGNNYPAYIEFVLDEAVRVHGLTEAEIYEEGMQIHTQMDPQVQQAIEDALENEELFPENEGEDIVQSASVVVDPETGGIKGLKGYRGEYVARGFNRASQLRRSPGSTIKPLSVFAPAMEEGFSPEDELEDEEMEFGDNEYTPTNNDNEFVGELTVREALVTSRNVPAVALLDEIGVEKGYEFLKQAKLPVEDDEKHNLSIALGGLTNGASPLEMAQAYTTFPNEGNMTEAFAITKITDRNGDVIVERETNEVEMMEPVNAYAVTDMLIDAVEDGTGFRAKIDGWEVAGKTGTAQLPDTEAFEDVDGVHDAWFVGYTPELVASVWIGYDNPGGDNVLDTFGGNHPAMVFQSIMEDSLEGISESAFDIPDGYEERIEVEDDEDDDDNGEDGNGEDGAHEDNDDNNDADEASPDNEENGGDSNESNDNDDNNDNSANSQDDAANNNNNNDDSSSEENTQDENSSSENNGSTDDNEGNSSNENSNEEDNSHNGSSNNGNNSGNNSNNNSDQNNNSENNNDTNNSGGDNNSANNENNSSDENNNSGNNNNGSSSDNNGNESSSNTDNNGNGNNEETTEGNNSGNEGNASGEVNGETDNNAANNNNGSGNSGSEETDTSADENDNSGEENNGNNSNNNYEANNNNNGGNSESNNNNN; this is encoded by the coding sequence ATGGAAGACAGAACGAAAATTAAAAAGAGGAAAAGAAGAAAAGGGACCGTCATACGAGTGACAGGGGTCTTTTTCTTATTAGGGGCGATTGGTGTATGGATGGCAGTCAGCCATTATATGAGTGAGTCTGAGGCTCTTGATTTAAGCGAACTCGAAGATCCTCTCCCGGAGCCAACGGAAATTTATGATGCGAATGGTGAGGTGATTACAGAGCTGCAGGCACATAACTTCACTTCGGTACAATTATCCGAAATACCCGAGATAATGATCGAAGCTGTAATAGCTGTGGAGGATGAACGTTTTTATGAACATTCAGGTTTTGATTACCGGGCGATTGGACGATCCGCCTGGAGGAACATCAAGGCAGGGGGCATATCTGAAGGGGGCAGTACGATAACCCAGCAGCTTGCTAAGAACCTGTACTTTTCCGCAGAACGTACTTTTGACCGGAAAATTCGTGAAGTGTTTGCTGCAAACAGAATTGAGAACGAGTTCGATAAAGATGTCATTATGGAATTATATTTAAATCAAATTTATTTTGGCGAAGGAACTTGGGGAGTGCAAGATGCTGCTCAAAAGTATTTTGGTAAGGATATCCAGGATATTGAATTGGAAGAAGCTGCCCTTCTCGCAGGCCTTCCACGTTCTCCTACTTTCTATTCCCCCTTCCAAAATGAAGAACAGTCAAAAGAAAGGCGTAATCTTGTTTTATCAATGATGTATGATCAAGGTTATATTGATGAAAACGAGTTTGAGGAAGCAGTAGAAGAACCAATTGTGTTAACGGAAGAAACAGAGGAAGGCCCAGGGAACAATTATCCGGCTTACATAGAGTTTGTTCTTGATGAAGCTGTTCGTGTTCATGGGCTGACAGAGGCAGAAATATATGAAGAAGGAATGCAGATTCATACCCAAATGGATCCACAGGTGCAGCAGGCTATTGAGGATGCACTCGAAAATGAAGAGCTTTTTCCGGAAAATGAAGGAGAGGATATCGTTCAAAGCGCTTCTGTAGTTGTTGATCCGGAAACTGGAGGAATTAAAGGTTTAAAAGGATACAGAGGGGAATATGTAGCCAGAGGTTTTAATCGCGCGTCACAGCTGCGCCGCAGTCCTGGCTCTACAATTAAACCTTTATCTGTTTTTGCTCCGGCAATGGAAGAAGGCTTCAGTCCTGAAGACGAACTCGAAGATGAAGAGATGGAATTTGGAGATAACGAATATACACCCACAAATAATGATAACGAGTTCGTTGGTGAATTGACTGTCAGGGAAGCTCTCGTGACTTCAAGGAATGTACCGGCTGTGGCGCTCCTTGATGAAATTGGGGTTGAAAAAGGCTATGAGTTTTTAAAACAGGCAAAACTGCCCGTTGAAGATGACGAAAAGCACAATTTAAGTATAGCACTGGGTGGCCTTACTAACGGAGCCTCTCCACTGGAAATGGCCCAGGCGTATACGACTTTTCCAAATGAGGGTAATATGACTGAAGCATTTGCAATAACAAAAATCACTGACCGTAACGGTGATGTAATAGTTGAGAGAGAAACAAATGAAGTGGAAATGATGGAACCAGTTAACGCCTATGCTGTTACAGATATGCTTATAGACGCAGTGGAGGATGGCACTGGTTTCAGAGCGAAGATCGATGGTTGGGAAGTTGCCGGAAAAACGGGAACAGCTCAACTCCCGGACACCGAAGCATTTGAAGATGTGGATGGGGTTCACGATGCATGGTTTGTAGGATACACACCAGAGTTAGTCGCATCTGTCTGGATTGGCTACGACAATCCAGGAGGGGATAATGTGCTTGATACATTCGGCGGCAACCACCCTGCAATGGTTTTCCAATCCATTATGGAAGATTCGCTTGAAGGAATTTCCGAATCAGCGTTTGATATACCAGATGGGTATGAGGAAAGAATTGAAGTAGAAGATGATGAAGATGACGATGATAACGGTGAGGATGGTAACGGAGAAGACGGAGCTCATGAAGATAATGATGATAATAACGATGCCGATGAGGCTTCGCCTGACAATGAAGAAAACGGCGGCGACAGCAACGAAAGCAACGATAACGATGACAACAATGATAACAGCGCCAACTCTCAGGACGATGCAGCTAACAATAACAATAATAACGATGATTCCTCCTCTGAAGAAAATACACAGGATGAGAACTCATCTTCTGAAAACAATGGTTCTACAGATGATAATGAGGGCAATTCCTCAAATGAAAACAGTAATGAGGAAGACAACAGCCATAATGGAAGCTCGAATAACGGAAACAATTCAGGGAATAACAGTAATAACAATTCAGACCAAAACAACAATTCGGAAAACAATAATGATACTAATAATTCAGGTGGAGACAATAATTCAGCAAATAACGAAAATAATTCATCTGATGAAAACAACAACTCCGGAAATAACAATAATGGCAGTTCTTCAGATAACAATGGGAATGAATCGAGCTCCAATACAGATAATAATGGAAATGGGAACAACGAGGAGACTACTGAAGGCAATAACTCCGGGAACGAGGGTAATGCTTCCGGAGAAGTGAACGGAGAAACAGATAATAATGCCGCAAATAATAACAACGGCAGTGGAAATTCGGGCTCAGAGGAAACAGATACCTCAGCCGATGAAAATGACAACTCCGGCGAAGAAAATAACGGCAATAACAGCAATAACAATTATGAAGCCAATAATAATAACAACGGAGGCAATTCTGAGAGTAACAATAATAATAACTAA